Proteins found in one Arachis stenosperma cultivar V10309 chromosome 8, arast.V10309.gnm1.PFL2, whole genome shotgun sequence genomic segment:
- the LOC130946263 gene encoding cyclin-D3-3-like, which yields MAPYHLQDALYCSEEEDELEQDEGSGLVEGDMFWDDEELAWMLAREEQHTTHTPLCFQLECARREAVEWILKVSSHYSFSPLTSLLAANYLHRFLFTFSSINNLNKPWMTQLAAVASLSLAAKLEETHLPHLLDLQVEDCRYVFEAKTIKRMEILVLSTLRWKMNPVTPLSFLDYITRRLGLFNSNDFLTRSQSLLLSTLPDSRFMSYLPSVVATATMMHVLNSVEQRNQVVRILGTKKEKVDECLKLIWEQGNKKRKFGWVPDSPNGVMDVSFTSASDDSSNDSWPLLLPNNNNNNNNNVSSLSSSPEPKKNRTLLNPPNSSHFI from the exons ATGGCTCCCTACCATCTCCAAGACGCTCTATACTGCTCAGAGGAAGAGGATGAATTAGAACAAGATGAGGGTTCCGGGTTGGTAGAAGGGGACATGTTTTGGGATGATGAGGAGCTTGCGTGGATGCTGGCCAGGGAAGAACAACACACAACACACACCCCTCTCTGCTTCCAATTGGAGTGTGCTCGCAGAGAGGCGGTGGAGTGGATACTCAAAGTCAGCTCACATTACTCCTTCTCTCCTCTCACTTCTCTTCTTGCCGCCAACTACCTTCACAGGTTCCTCTTCACTTTCTCCTCCATTAACAATCTCAATAAGCCATGGATGACTCAGCTGGCTGCCGTCGCTTCTCTCTCACTCGCTGCCAAGCTTGAAGAGACTCATCTCCCCCACTTACTAGACCTCCAA GTGGAGGATTGCAGATACGTGTTCGAAGCCAAAACCATCAAAAGGATGGAGATTTTGGTGCTTTCAACTCTCCGATGGAAGATGAATCCCGTCACTCCTCTCTCTTTTCTCGACTATATCACACGAAGACTTGGATTATTCAACTCCAACGACTTCCTCACCAGATCCCAATCCCTTCTTCTATCTACCCTTCCAG ATAGCAGGTTCATGAGTTACCTTCCTTCTGTGGTGGCAACTGCCACAATGATGCACGTGTTGAATAGCGTGGAGCAGCGAAACCAGGTGGTACGCATTCTTGGAACGAAGAAAGAGAAGGTGGATGAATGCTTGAAGCTGATATGGGAACAGGGGAACAAGAAACGCAAGTTTGGATGGGTTCCAGATAGTCCAAACGGCGTCATGGATGTGTCGTTTACCTCTGCCTCTGATGATAGCTCCAATGATTCATGGCCTCTACTACttcctaataataataataataataacaacaatgtTTCTTCCCTCTCATCCTCACCGGAACCTAAGAAGAATAGGACTCTACTAAACCCTCCCAACTCATCCCATTTCATTTAG